The following proteins are co-located in the Vigna unguiculata cultivar IT97K-499-35 chromosome 9, ASM411807v1, whole genome shotgun sequence genome:
- the LOC114195884 gene encoding U-box domain-containing protein 27-like, translating into MVRARDDLCINVPTFFKCPISLDVMKSPVSLCTGVTYDRSSIQRWLDAGNNTCPATMQLLQTKDFVPNRTLQSLIQIWSDSLRHSNLLSPDQLLLTVAQLETHSLRSASLTKLLHFATDSHHNKLFLAKLEGFVNQLVRFLNNVDDGGLIVRANIQFLEQVVLLLGLILDSVEDRDGLRSSLLKGNKQSLDSLLLVLQRGGCDSRIASARILQFIAADAESKILLAEKEGVVAELLKSAAPENDPALVEAALASLIAISAPKRNKLKLVSLGAVKALSRLLAEAKLGAAAVEKVLKLVEAASSTREGRKEICEDAACVAAVLSKVLKVSSVATEHAVTTLWSVCYLFRDRKAQEAVTQANGLTKILLLMQSNCAPQVRQMCTDLLKIFRVNSKSCLTCYDTKTTHIMPF; encoded by the coding sequence ATGGTAAGAGCAAGGGACGATCTATGCATCAACGTTCCCACTTTCTTCAAGTGCCCTATTTCCCTTGATGTCATGAAATCCCCTGTCAGCCTCTGCACCGGAGTCACCTACGACCGCTCCAGCATCCAACGCTGGCTCGACGCCGGCAATAACACCTGCCCCGCAACCATGCAACTCCTCCAAACCAAAGACTTCGTTCCCAACCGAACTCTACAGAGCCTCATCCAGATCTGGTCCGATTCTCTTCGCCACTCAAATCTCCTCTCCCCGGACCAGCTCCTACTAACCGTCGCTCAATTGGAAACCCACTCTCTCCGCTCCGCTTCGCTCACCAAACTCCTCCACTTCGCCACAGATTCTCACCACAACAAACTCTTCCTTGCCAAACTAGAAGGCTTCGTCAACCAACTCGTCCGTTTCCTCAACAATGTCGACGACGGAGGACTCATCGTCAGAGCTAACATTCAATTTCTCGAACAAGTTGTTCTTCTGTTAGGTCTGATTCTCGACAGCGTCGAAGATCGTGATGGATTGAGAAGCTCTTTGCTCAAAGGAAACAAGCAAAGCCTAGATTCTCTGCTTCTCGTTCTGCAGCGAGGAGGCTGCGATTCGAGAATCGCCTCCGCCAGGATTCTGCAGTTCATCGCCGCGGACGCCGAGTCGAAGATTTTATTAGCCGAGAAGGAAGGCGTGGTCGCGGAACTGCTGAAATCGGCGGCGCCGGAGAACGATCCGGCGCTGGTCGAGGCCGCGCTGGCGAGCCTGATCGCGATTTCGGCGCCGAAGCGGAACAAACTGAAGCTGGTGAGTCTCGGCGCGGTGAAGGCGCTGTCGAGGCTGTTGGCGGAGGCGAAGCTGGGAGCGGCGGCGGTGGAGAAGGTGCTGAAGCTGGTGGAGGCGGCGTCGTCGACGAGGGAGGGGCGGAAGGAGATATGCGAGGACGCGGCGTGCGTGGCGGCGGTGCTGAGCAAGGTTCTGAAGGTGTCTAGCGTGGCAACGGAGCATGCGGTGACTACGCTGTGGAGCGTGTGCTACCTGTTTCGCGATCGCAAGGCACAGGAGGCAGTGACGCAGGCCAATGGCTTGACCAAGATTCTGTTGCTGATGCAGAGCAACTGTGCGCCGCAAGTGCGCCAAATGTGCACCGATTTGCTCAAGATTTTTCGGGTGAACTCCAAGTCATGCCTCACCTGCTACGACACCAAGACCACGCATATCATGCCGTTTTGA